The Coffea arabica cultivar ET-39 chromosome 8e, Coffea Arabica ET-39 HiFi, whole genome shotgun sequence genome window below encodes:
- the LOC113702729 gene encoding calcium-dependent protein kinase 26-like isoform X2, whose product MELIESDNTSRKSVTRSCNCYGAVNLTEPILDTNHASNFTDRYVLGDQLGWGKFGIIRACSDKLTGEVLACKSIAKERLVTQDDVRSVKLEIEIMTKLSGHPNVVDLKAVYEEEDYVHLLMELCAGGELFHQIEKHGRFSEHEARTLFKQLMQVVTFCHENGIIHRDLKPENILLVSKSLLSPIKLADFGLATYIRPICLLTGQKLHGTVGSPFYIAPEVLAGGYNQAADVWSAGVILYILLSGMPPFWGKTKSEIFDAVRAADLQFHPFTWHRISEAAKDLIVGMLCLDPSKRFSAADVLAHSWINDLPEEPEELNMTDTASFSLLEVDNYSFSTPSIVRNQDYSFGDESPAIDCSKVENSPAFTCRSSFSSFLIDQSPCSTSGGYSFDGFSSPLSSMPSFTFFSPSTVIDGSINSSLKAKASMIGSGLAQLSFSPDPSQPIRHKLSEMEHRTEFRRGGVANGSKISSKRNHTIGLGELDQLDLMASESVIRWASCTHLPSAAALRSSLVC is encoded by the exons ATGGAATTAATAGAGAGTGATAATACTAGTAGGAAATCAGTTACTAGAAGCTGCAACTGTTATGGGGCCGTGAACTTGACAGAACCGATTTTGGATACTAACCACGCCTCAAATTTTACTGATCGGTATGTTCTTGGAGATCAACTGGGATGGGGCAAATTTGGCATAATTAGGGCATGCTCAGATAAGTTGACAGGTGAAGTTTTGGCTTGCAAGTCCATTGCGAAAGAGAGATTGGTGACACAAGATGATGTTCGCAGTGTCAAGCTTGAGATAGAAATCATGACAAAATTATCTGGGCATCCAAATGTTGTGGATCTCAAGGCTGTTTATGAGGAGGAGGATTATGTGCATCTTCTAATGGAGCTTTGTGCTGGTGGGGAGCTGTTCCATCAGATTGAGAAACATGGGAGATTCTCTGAGCATGAAGCACGTACTCTCTTTAAGCAATTGATGCAAGTGGTTACATTCTGCCATGAAAATGGTATCATCCATAGAGATTTGAAACCAGAAAACATTCTTTTAGTCTCAAAATCATTGTTATCACCGATCAAGTTAGCAGACTTTGGTCTTGCCACATATATTAGACCTA TATGTCTATTAACAGGGCAGAAATTGCATGGAACAGTTGGCAGTCCATTTTATATAGCTCCTGAAGTATTAGCAGGAGGTTATAACCAGGCAGCTGATGTGTGGAGTGCTGGCGTTATTCTTTACATCCTGCTTAGTGGAATGCCTCCTTTTTGGGGTAAGACCAAGTCAGAAATTTTTGATGCTGTTAGAGCAGCAGATTTGCAATTTCATCCTTTTACTTGGCATCGAATATCTGAAGCTGCCAAGGACTTGATCGTTGGGATGCTCTGTCTCGACCCTTCCAAAAGGTTCAGTGCTGCAGATGTTCTAG CTCATTCCTGGATTAATGATCTGCCAGAGGAACCTGAAGAACTAAACATGACGGATACTGCCAGTTTTTCACTATTGGAAGTGGATAATTATTCTTTCTCAACTCCATCCATTGTTAGGAACCAGGACTACAGCTTTGGTGACGAATCACCTGCCATTGATTGTAGTAAAGTGGAAAATTCTCCAGCATTCACCTGCAGAtcgtccttttcatctttcctgATCGACCAGTCACCTTGTTCAACATCAGGAGGCTATTCTTTTGATGGTTTCTCATCCCCACTTTCCTCGATGCCAAGCTTTACCTTCTTTAGTCCGAGCACCGTGATTGATGGGAGCATTAATTCAAGCTTGAAGGCAAAAGCATCCATGATAG GTTCAGGTTTGGCACAACTATCCTTCTCTCCGGATCCTTCACAGCCCATCAGACACAAGTTGAGTGAAATGGAGCACAGAACAGAATTTCGAAGGGGAGGGGTGGCTAATGGATCAAAGATTTCAAGCAAAAGGAATCACACAATCGGTCTTGGTGAACTTGATCAGCTGGATCTCATGGCCAGTGAATCAGTCATCCGCTGGGCATCGTGCACACATCTTCCAAGTGCAGCCGCATTGAGATCATCGCTGGTATGCTAG
- the LOC113702729 gene encoding calcium-dependent protein kinase 26-like isoform X1: MELIESDNTSRKSVTRSCNCYGAVNLTEPILDTNHASNFTDRYVLGDQLGWGKFGIIRACSDKLTGEVLACKSIAKERLVTQDDVRSVKLEIEIMTKLSGHPNVVDLKAVYEEEDYVHLLMELCAGGELFHQIEKHGRFSEHEARTLFKQLMQVVTFCHENGIIHRDLKPENILLVSKSLLSPIKLADFGLATYIRPICLLTGQKLHGTVGSPFYIAPEVLAGGYNQAADVWSAGVILYILLSGMPPFWGKTKSEIFDAVRAADLQFHPFTWHRISEAAKDLIVGMLCLDPSKRFSAADVLAHSWINDLPEEPEELNMTDTASFSLLEVDNYSFSTPSIVRNQDYSFGDESPAIDCSKVENSPAFTCRSSFSSFLIDQSPCSTSGGYSFDGFSSPLSSMPSFTFFSPSTVIDGSINSSLKAKASMIGEGSGLAQLSFSPDPSQPIRHKLSEMEHRTEFRRGGVANGSKISSKRNHTIGLGELDQLDLMASESVIRWASCTHLPSAAALRSSLVC, from the exons ATGGAATTAATAGAGAGTGATAATACTAGTAGGAAATCAGTTACTAGAAGCTGCAACTGTTATGGGGCCGTGAACTTGACAGAACCGATTTTGGATACTAACCACGCCTCAAATTTTACTGATCGGTATGTTCTTGGAGATCAACTGGGATGGGGCAAATTTGGCATAATTAGGGCATGCTCAGATAAGTTGACAGGTGAAGTTTTGGCTTGCAAGTCCATTGCGAAAGAGAGATTGGTGACACAAGATGATGTTCGCAGTGTCAAGCTTGAGATAGAAATCATGACAAAATTATCTGGGCATCCAAATGTTGTGGATCTCAAGGCTGTTTATGAGGAGGAGGATTATGTGCATCTTCTAATGGAGCTTTGTGCTGGTGGGGAGCTGTTCCATCAGATTGAGAAACATGGGAGATTCTCTGAGCATGAAGCACGTACTCTCTTTAAGCAATTGATGCAAGTGGTTACATTCTGCCATGAAAATGGTATCATCCATAGAGATTTGAAACCAGAAAACATTCTTTTAGTCTCAAAATCATTGTTATCACCGATCAAGTTAGCAGACTTTGGTCTTGCCACATATATTAGACCTA TATGTCTATTAACAGGGCAGAAATTGCATGGAACAGTTGGCAGTCCATTTTATATAGCTCCTGAAGTATTAGCAGGAGGTTATAACCAGGCAGCTGATGTGTGGAGTGCTGGCGTTATTCTTTACATCCTGCTTAGTGGAATGCCTCCTTTTTGGGGTAAGACCAAGTCAGAAATTTTTGATGCTGTTAGAGCAGCAGATTTGCAATTTCATCCTTTTACTTGGCATCGAATATCTGAAGCTGCCAAGGACTTGATCGTTGGGATGCTCTGTCTCGACCCTTCCAAAAGGTTCAGTGCTGCAGATGTTCTAG CTCATTCCTGGATTAATGATCTGCCAGAGGAACCTGAAGAACTAAACATGACGGATACTGCCAGTTTTTCACTATTGGAAGTGGATAATTATTCTTTCTCAACTCCATCCATTGTTAGGAACCAGGACTACAGCTTTGGTGACGAATCACCTGCCATTGATTGTAGTAAAGTGGAAAATTCTCCAGCATTCACCTGCAGAtcgtccttttcatctttcctgATCGACCAGTCACCTTGTTCAACATCAGGAGGCTATTCTTTTGATGGTTTCTCATCCCCACTTTCCTCGATGCCAAGCTTTACCTTCTTTAGTCCGAGCACCGTGATTGATGGGAGCATTAATTCAAGCTTGAAGGCAAAAGCATCCATGATAGGTGAAG GTTCAGGTTTGGCACAACTATCCTTCTCTCCGGATCCTTCACAGCCCATCAGACACAAGTTGAGTGAAATGGAGCACAGAACAGAATTTCGAAGGGGAGGGGTGGCTAATGGATCAAAGATTTCAAGCAAAAGGAATCACACAATCGGTCTTGGTGAACTTGATCAGCTGGATCTCATGGCCAGTGAATCAGTCATCCGCTGGGCATCGTGCACACATCTTCCAAGTGCAGCCGCATTGAGATCATCGCTGGTATGCTAG
- the LOC113702729 gene encoding calcium-dependent protein kinase 26-like isoform X3, whose product MELIESDNTSRKSVTRSCNCYGAVNLTEPILDTNHASNFTDRYVLGDQLGWGKFGIIRACSDKLTGEVLACKSIAKERLVTQDDVRSVKLEIEIMTKLSGHPNVVDLKAVYEEEDYVHLLMELCAGGELFHQIEKHGRFSEHEARTLFKQLMQVVTFCHENGIIHRDLKPENILLVSKSLLSPIKLADFGLATYIRPRQKLHGTVGSPFYIAPEVLAGGYNQAADVWSAGVILYILLSGMPPFWGKTKSEIFDAVRAADLQFHPFTWHRISEAAKDLIVGMLCLDPSKRFSAADVLAHSWINDLPEEPEELNMTDTASFSLLEVDNYSFSTPSIVRNQDYSFGDESPAIDCSKVENSPAFTCRSSFSSFLIDQSPCSTSGGYSFDGFSSPLSSMPSFTFFSPSTVIDGSINSSLKAKASMIGEGSGLAQLSFSPDPSQPIRHKLSEMEHRTEFRRGGVANGSKISSKRNHTIGLGELDQLDLMASESVIRWASCTHLPSAAALRSSLVC is encoded by the exons ATGGAATTAATAGAGAGTGATAATACTAGTAGGAAATCAGTTACTAGAAGCTGCAACTGTTATGGGGCCGTGAACTTGACAGAACCGATTTTGGATACTAACCACGCCTCAAATTTTACTGATCGGTATGTTCTTGGAGATCAACTGGGATGGGGCAAATTTGGCATAATTAGGGCATGCTCAGATAAGTTGACAGGTGAAGTTTTGGCTTGCAAGTCCATTGCGAAAGAGAGATTGGTGACACAAGATGATGTTCGCAGTGTCAAGCTTGAGATAGAAATCATGACAAAATTATCTGGGCATCCAAATGTTGTGGATCTCAAGGCTGTTTATGAGGAGGAGGATTATGTGCATCTTCTAATGGAGCTTTGTGCTGGTGGGGAGCTGTTCCATCAGATTGAGAAACATGGGAGATTCTCTGAGCATGAAGCACGTACTCTCTTTAAGCAATTGATGCAAGTGGTTACATTCTGCCATGAAAATGGTATCATCCATAGAGATTTGAAACCAGAAAACATTCTTTTAGTCTCAAAATCATTGTTATCACCGATCAAGTTAGCAGACTTTGGTCTTGCCACATATATTAGACCTA GGCAGAAATTGCATGGAACAGTTGGCAGTCCATTTTATATAGCTCCTGAAGTATTAGCAGGAGGTTATAACCAGGCAGCTGATGTGTGGAGTGCTGGCGTTATTCTTTACATCCTGCTTAGTGGAATGCCTCCTTTTTGGGGTAAGACCAAGTCAGAAATTTTTGATGCTGTTAGAGCAGCAGATTTGCAATTTCATCCTTTTACTTGGCATCGAATATCTGAAGCTGCCAAGGACTTGATCGTTGGGATGCTCTGTCTCGACCCTTCCAAAAGGTTCAGTGCTGCAGATGTTCTAG CTCATTCCTGGATTAATGATCTGCCAGAGGAACCTGAAGAACTAAACATGACGGATACTGCCAGTTTTTCACTATTGGAAGTGGATAATTATTCTTTCTCAACTCCATCCATTGTTAGGAACCAGGACTACAGCTTTGGTGACGAATCACCTGCCATTGATTGTAGTAAAGTGGAAAATTCTCCAGCATTCACCTGCAGAtcgtccttttcatctttcctgATCGACCAGTCACCTTGTTCAACATCAGGAGGCTATTCTTTTGATGGTTTCTCATCCCCACTTTCCTCGATGCCAAGCTTTACCTTCTTTAGTCCGAGCACCGTGATTGATGGGAGCATTAATTCAAGCTTGAAGGCAAAAGCATCCATGATAGGTGAAG GTTCAGGTTTGGCACAACTATCCTTCTCTCCGGATCCTTCACAGCCCATCAGACACAAGTTGAGTGAAATGGAGCACAGAACAGAATTTCGAAGGGGAGGGGTGGCTAATGGATCAAAGATTTCAAGCAAAAGGAATCACACAATCGGTCTTGGTGAACTTGATCAGCTGGATCTCATGGCCAGTGAATCAGTCATCCGCTGGGCATCGTGCACACATCTTCCAAGTGCAGCCGCATTGAGATCATCGCTGGTATGCTAG